Proteins co-encoded in one Flavobacteriaceae bacterium MAR_2009_75 genomic window:
- a CDS encoding 3-oxoacyl-[acyl-carrier-protein] synthase II → MQLKRVVVTGLGALTPIGNNIEEYWEGLKEGKSGSAPVTYYDTEKFKVKFACELKNFNAEDHFDRKEARKLDRFAQYALVSSDEAIKDSGLDLDSLDKFRVGVIWGAGIGGLETFQNEVMNFAEGNGTPRFNPFFIPKMIADIAPGHISIKHGFMGPNYTTVSACASSANALIDALNYIRLGHCDVIVSGGSEAAVTIAGMGGFGAMHALSTRNESPETASRPFDATRDGFVLGEGAGALILEEYEHAKARGAKIYAEVAGGGLSSDAYHMTAPHPDGIGVVRVMENCLRDAGLKPEDVDAINTHGTSTPLGDVAELKAISEVFGDHAPNININSTKSMTGHLLGAAGAIEAIASILAMKHGIVPPTINHSVVDENIDPTLNLTLNKAQEREVNVALSNTFGFGGHNACVIFKKISE, encoded by the coding sequence ATGCAATTAAAGCGAGTAGTAGTTACCGGACTTGGAGCATTAACTCCTATAGGTAATAATATTGAAGAATATTGGGAAGGTCTCAAAGAAGGCAAAAGCGGTTCAGCACCGGTTACCTATTACGACACTGAGAAATTTAAGGTCAAATTTGCTTGTGAACTCAAGAATTTCAATGCAGAGGATCATTTCGACCGAAAAGAAGCTCGTAAGCTAGATCGATTTGCACAATATGCATTGGTTTCTTCAGACGAAGCTATAAAAGACTCAGGTCTTGATCTTGACAGCCTTGATAAATTTCGCGTTGGTGTTATCTGGGGTGCAGGTATCGGAGGTCTCGAAACTTTTCAGAACGAAGTCATGAACTTTGCCGAAGGCAACGGTACACCTCGTTTCAATCCTTTTTTTATCCCGAAAATGATTGCAGATATTGCCCCTGGACATATCTCGATCAAACATGGTTTCATGGGGCCTAACTATACTACGGTTTCCGCATGTGCCTCATCGGCCAATGCTTTGATCGATGCGTTAAATTATATTCGACTTGGCCACTGCGACGTAATCGTTTCCGGCGGTAGTGAAGCGGCCGTTACCATAGCAGGTATGGGCGGATTTGGTGCCATGCATGCCTTGTCTACAAGAAATGAAAGCCCCGAAACAGCCTCAAGGCCTTTCGATGCGACGAGAGATGGCTTTGTTTTAGGTGAAGGTGCAGGTGCGCTTATTCTTGAAGAATATGAGCATGCCAAGGCACGTGGAGCAAAAATATATGCGGAAGTCGCCGGTGGCGGACTTTCAAGTGATGCCTATCACATGACCGCACCGCACCCTGATGGAATCGGTGTGGTTCGAGTTATGGAAAACTGTTTGCGCGACGCTGGCCTTAAGCCTGAAGATGTAGATGCTATTAACACCCACGGCACTTCAACCCCTTTAGGTGATGTTGCCGAGCTGAAAGCAATTAGTGAAGTATTTGGAGACCATGCCCCGAATATCAATATCAACTCTACGAAATCAATGACCGGTCACCTTTTGGGGGCTGCAGGTGCAATTGAGGCAATTGCTTCGATTCTGGCCATGAAACATGGGATAGTGCCACCAACTATCAACCATTCAGTTGTAGATGAGAATATTGATCCAACTCTAAATCTCACCCTTAATAAAGCGCAAGAGCGAGAGGTCAATGTTGCATTGAGCAACACCTTCGGATTTGGCGGTCATAATGCTTGCGTTATATTCAAAAAAATAAGCGAGTAA
- a CDS encoding RNAse III, producing MAFPSNIFNSHSKQDGDFFLGITKILGFKPKKLDIYKRAFLHRSANKKDNNGNPMNYERLEFLGDSMLGTIISKHLYDEVPDGDEGYLTKMRSKIVSRKHLNELGKDLGLINFVKSRIPKSHFGENIHGNVFEALVGAIYLDRGYKYCEKFIADRVIGPYVDIEQLEGKVISYKSLVIEWCQKQKKTFNYNVYEDTGNDTLKHFAVKLSIGGKIMAKARATSKKKAEEIASKRAYYALQDKMKKT from the coding sequence ATGGCGTTTCCTTCCAATATATTCAATTCCCATTCCAAACAGGATGGGGATTTTTTTTTGGGGATAACTAAAATATTAGGGTTCAAGCCCAAAAAGCTCGATATCTACAAACGAGCCTTTTTGCATAGGTCTGCCAATAAAAAGGATAATAATGGAAACCCTATGAACTATGAGCGCCTAGAATTCTTAGGCGATTCGATGCTAGGCACTATTATATCAAAGCATTTATATGATGAAGTACCCGACGGAGACGAGGGCTACTTGACAAAAATGCGTTCAAAAATCGTAAGTCGTAAACACCTTAACGAATTGGGCAAAGATTTAGGTCTTATCAATTTTGTAAAGAGTAGAATACCCAAATCACATTTTGGCGAGAACATTCACGGTAATGTTTTTGAAGCCCTAGTGGGGGCCATTTATCTTGATCGAGGGTATAAGTATTGTGAAAAATTTATTGCCGATAGAGTAATAGGGCCCTATGTAGATATCGAACAACTTGAAGGTAAGGTAATCAGCTACAAAAGCCTAGTGATCGAGTGGTGCCAAAAGCAGAAAAAAACCTTCAACTACAATGTTTATGAAGACACCGGCAACGATACTTTAAAACATTTCGCGGTCAAACTAAGTATTGGGGGAAAAATAATGGCAAAGGCCAGAGCTACTTCAAAAAAGAAAGCGGAAGAAATCGCTTCAAAAAGAGCCTATTACGCACTTCAAGACAAAATGAAAAAAACTTAA